In one Arthrobacter jinronghuae genomic region, the following are encoded:
- a CDS encoding histidine phosphatase family protein, with protein MSRSSIHLVRHGEVFNPDKVLYGRLPEFHLSDLGRQMADRVAEHFIEERSKGANLVYLVASPLTRAQETAAPLAAGLDLEIATDERIIEAENRFEGMSRIKSQLRNPRYWPLLRNPMRPSWGEPYAKQVARVMSAVDDARMRAVELGGDNAEAVLVSHQLPIWVTRLAAEGKKLWHDPRQRECTLTSVTTLEFDGAELTGVRYAEPSADLLPGAANVPGA; from the coding sequence ATGTCCCGCTCATCCATACACCTCGTACGCCACGGTGAAGTCTTCAATCCGGACAAGGTCCTCTACGGACGCCTCCCGGAGTTCCATTTGTCCGACCTCGGGCGCCAGATGGCGGACCGCGTGGCGGAACACTTCATCGAAGAGCGGAGCAAGGGTGCCAACCTGGTCTACCTGGTTGCTTCGCCGCTGACCCGGGCCCAAGAGACCGCCGCCCCTTTGGCAGCCGGGCTGGACTTGGAGATCGCGACGGATGAGCGGATCATTGAGGCGGAAAACCGCTTTGAGGGCATGTCCCGCATTAAGAGCCAACTGCGCAATCCGCGCTACTGGCCGCTCCTGCGCAACCCCATGCGCCCCTCCTGGGGGGAGCCGTATGCCAAGCAGGTTGCCCGCGTGATGTCTGCCGTCGACGACGCGCGGATGCGTGCAGTGGAACTCGGCGGAGACAACGCCGAAGCGGTTTTGGTCAGCCATCAGCTGCCCATCTGGGTCACCCGGCTTGCAGCCGAGGGCAAGAAGCTCTGGCACGATCCCCGCCAGCGTGAGTGCACCCTGACCTCCGTTACCACCCTGGAGTTCGACGGCGCCGAACTCACCGGCGTGCGCTACGCCGAGCCCAGCGCGGACCTCCTTCCCGGTGCAGCAAATGTTCCGGGAGCATAA
- a CDS encoding cytochrome c biogenesis CcdA family protein — MSFLPAVVAPVAESTANTFADTVLNGSVLLAIPVAALAGLVSFLSPCVLPLVPGYLGYVTGLTGVDLQKQRRGRMFAGIGLFVLGFSVVFVALGAGIGQLGAWLKGSEQAWISQVLGLVVILLGIVFMGGMSWFQRDRKIEAKPPAGLWGAPVLGITFGLGWAPCIGPTLSAVQLLSFSGSDASAAKGALLTFVYCLGLGLPFLLIAVGFRRGMGALGIFRRHRLALQRFGGGMLIALGLLMVSGVWNLWINQLQGWLGNVTLPI; from the coding sequence GTGTCCTTCCTTCCCGCCGTCGTGGCCCCGGTGGCCGAGTCCACCGCCAATACCTTTGCCGACACCGTACTGAACGGCTCCGTACTGCTGGCCATCCCCGTGGCTGCCCTCGCCGGCCTCGTATCCTTCCTTTCCCCATGCGTGCTGCCCCTGGTTCCGGGCTACCTCGGTTATGTCACGGGGTTGACCGGCGTTGACCTGCAGAAGCAGCGGCGGGGCCGGATGTTCGCCGGGATCGGATTGTTCGTGCTCGGTTTCTCCGTGGTCTTCGTGGCCCTGGGTGCCGGAATCGGACAGTTGGGTGCGTGGCTGAAAGGCTCCGAACAGGCCTGGATCTCGCAGGTCCTCGGCCTCGTCGTGATTCTGCTGGGCATTGTTTTCATGGGGGGCATGAGCTGGTTCCAGCGTGACCGCAAGATCGAAGCCAAGCCTCCCGCCGGACTCTGGGGAGCTCCGGTGCTCGGCATCACCTTCGGCCTGGGCTGGGCGCCGTGCATCGGTCCCACGCTTTCAGCGGTCCAGCTGCTTTCCTTCTCCGGCAGCGACGCCAGCGCCGCAAAGGGAGCGCTGCTGACCTTTGTGTACTGCCTCGGGCTGGGGCTGCCGTTCCTGCTCATCGCCGTCGGGTTCCGCCGCGGAATGGGTGCCCTTGGCATCTTCCGCCGCCACCGGCTGGCCCTGCAGCGTTTCGGCGGCGGCATGCTGATTGCCCTGGGCCTGCTGATGGTCAGCGGAGTCTGGAACCTGTGGATCAACCAGCTCCAAGGTTGGTTGGGTAACGTGACCCTGCCGATCTGA
- a CDS encoding TlpA family protein disulfide reductase → MKNRTRPAEPEALGRRSFLRLGAGLALAVPFAAAAAGCSTDDPLAEQANAGDNKNYIAGDGSVTEYDAADRGEAVQLTGTLFDGTEVSSADWAGDVVVLNFWYAACAPCRKEAPDLVELHNEFAGAGARFYGVNIRDEKATAEAFERNFNIPYPSFRDKDGGVLLAMTNFVPPSAVPTTLVLDRQGRVAARILGLADKGTLKALISDSLAA, encoded by the coding sequence TTGAAGAACCGCACACGCCCTGCTGAGCCGGAAGCCCTCGGGCGCCGCTCCTTCCTTCGGCTCGGTGCCGGGCTGGCCCTCGCCGTCCCCTTTGCCGCAGCTGCCGCCGGCTGTTCCACGGATGATCCCCTGGCCGAGCAGGCCAACGCAGGAGACAACAAGAACTACATTGCCGGCGACGGCTCCGTCACTGAGTACGACGCAGCAGACCGCGGCGAAGCAGTGCAGCTCACTGGAACCCTGTTTGACGGCACCGAGGTATCCTCTGCTGACTGGGCGGGCGACGTCGTCGTGCTCAACTTCTGGTACGCCGCCTGCGCTCCGTGCCGGAAGGAAGCCCCGGACCTGGTGGAGCTGCACAATGAGTTCGCAGGTGCCGGTGCCCGCTTCTACGGCGTGAACATCCGGGACGAGAAGGCCACCGCGGAAGCGTTTGAGCGCAACTTCAACATTCCCTACCCCAGCTTCAGGGACAAGGACGGCGGCGTGCTGCTGGCCATGACCAACTTCGTTCCACCGTCTGCCGTGCCCACCACGCTGGTGCTGGACCGGCAGGGCCGCGTGGCCGCCCGCATCCTCGGACTGGCCGACAAGGGCACCCTGAAGGCCCTGATCAGCGACTCGCTGGCAGCGTAG
- a CDS encoding YceI family protein — MVPSGLTTGTWNFDASHSEVGFTVRHAGISKVRGNFDKVEATLVVGETLSETVVTAVIAADSFNSNDANRDAHVKSADFFDVEQFPELTFTATGIESAGSTYKITGDLTIKGITHSVAMDTEFNGVAVDPFGATRSGFSASTVISRKDFDLTWNAALETGGVLVGDKVTINVDAAFVAA, encoded by the coding sequence ATGGTCCCCAGCGGCCTCACCACCGGAACTTGGAATTTCGACGCCTCGCACAGCGAAGTGGGCTTCACTGTCCGTCACGCCGGCATCAGCAAGGTCCGCGGCAACTTCGACAAGGTCGAAGCGACCCTCGTGGTCGGCGAGACCCTGAGTGAAACCGTGGTCACTGCGGTGATTGCCGCTGATTCCTTCAACTCCAACGACGCAAACCGTGATGCACACGTCAAGAGTGCGGATTTCTTCGACGTCGAGCAGTTCCCGGAGCTGACGTTCACGGCGACCGGAATTGAGAGCGCCGGCTCCACCTACAAGATCACAGGCGACCTGACGATCAAGGGCATCACCCACTCCGTCGCTATGGACACGGAGTTCAACGGTGTGGCCGTGGATCCCTTCGGCGCTACCCGCTCCGGCTTCTCCGCCAGCACGGTCATCAGCCGCAAGGATTTCGACCTGACCTGGAACGCGGCACTGGAAACCGGCGGCGTCCTGGTGGGCGACAAGGTCACCATCAACGTTGACGCAGCCTTCGTAGCAGCCTAG
- the resB gene encoding cytochrome c biogenesis protein ResB: MTDKATTPRPSKPRPDKGRRDDVALPALGLLGTLRWAWNQLTSMKTALFLLLLLAVAAVPGSLFPQRPADPSVVTQYIKDNPETGPWLDRFQLFDVYSSVWFSAIYLLLFISLIGCVIPRAKAHFKAMRSKPPRTPSRLSRMPEYGTLTVPASMSLSPAEAVRDAAKILRRRGYRVDIRDEGTDRPSVGAERGFAKEVGNLVFHTSLIGVLACVAVGGLFGYSGQKIVVEGESFVNTLVSYDTFTPGSNFTEDQLSPYSLTLDDFEIEFDRESETHYGQPLDFTANVTVKEDPEAEAEEQVLKVNSPLTLGGTRVYLVGNGYAPVVTVRDGEGNVALEGPVVAVPTDAMYTSLAVIKAPDAKPDQLGFVGFFLPTAMIDDAGVSYSGDPDPINPQLNLNSYYGDLGLDEGVPSNVYVLETEDLTPLNNRDLDAGGIVLGANQTYELPDGKGSITFSDLKRYAALDIHYDPGKTGVLVFAVLSLSGLAASLFLARRRVWVRAGQHPDGRVMVEYGLLARGEDPRLTSEAAALRSLFAEKWLAQQDAEGKNVGRATVSANATADSNAAEESGKDQ, encoded by the coding sequence GTGACAGACAAAGCAACAACGCCCCGCCCGTCCAAGCCCCGCCCCGACAAGGGACGCCGGGACGACGTCGCGCTGCCCGCCCTCGGGCTGCTCGGCACGCTGCGCTGGGCCTGGAACCAGCTGACCAGCATGAAGACGGCGCTGTTCCTGCTGCTGCTGCTCGCCGTCGCCGCCGTGCCCGGTTCACTGTTTCCGCAGCGCCCCGCCGATCCCTCGGTGGTCACGCAGTACATCAAGGACAATCCCGAAACCGGGCCCTGGCTGGACCGCTTCCAGCTTTTCGACGTGTATTCCTCCGTCTGGTTCTCGGCGATCTACCTGCTGCTGTTCATCTCGCTGATCGGCTGCGTGATTCCCCGGGCCAAGGCCCACTTCAAGGCCATGCGCTCCAAGCCCCCGCGTACGCCGAGCCGGCTTTCCCGGATGCCCGAGTACGGCACGCTCACCGTGCCGGCATCCATGTCGCTTTCCCCGGCCGAAGCCGTGCGGGACGCCGCAAAGATCCTGCGCCGCCGCGGCTACCGCGTGGACATCCGGGATGAGGGCACCGACCGGCCCTCCGTCGGAGCCGAGCGCGGATTCGCCAAGGAAGTGGGCAACCTGGTGTTCCACACCAGCCTGATCGGCGTCCTGGCCTGCGTGGCTGTGGGCGGGTTGTTTGGCTACAGCGGGCAGAAGATCGTGGTGGAGGGCGAGTCCTTCGTCAACACCCTGGTCAGCTACGACACCTTCACGCCCGGCTCCAACTTCACCGAAGACCAGCTGAGCCCGTACTCGCTGACGCTGGACGACTTCGAGATCGAATTCGACCGTGAATCCGAGACCCACTACGGACAGCCCCTGGACTTCACCGCCAACGTGACGGTGAAGGAAGACCCCGAGGCCGAGGCCGAGGAACAGGTGCTGAAGGTCAACTCGCCCCTGACGCTGGGCGGCACCCGGGTGTACCTGGTGGGCAACGGCTACGCCCCGGTAGTGACGGTGCGCGACGGCGAGGGCAATGTGGCGCTGGAAGGCCCGGTTGTCGCGGTGCCCACGGATGCCATGTACACCTCCCTTGCCGTGATCAAGGCCCCGGACGCCAAGCCTGACCAGCTGGGCTTCGTCGGGTTCTTCCTGCCCACCGCCATGATCGACGACGCCGGTGTCAGCTACTCCGGTGACCCCGATCCGATCAACCCCCAGCTGAACCTCAACTCCTACTACGGGGACCTGGGACTGGACGAAGGCGTGCCCTCCAATGTCTACGTGCTGGAAACCGAAGACCTGACCCCGCTGAACAACCGCGACCTCGATGCCGGCGGCATCGTGCTGGGTGCCAACCAGACCTACGAGCTCCCCGACGGCAAGGGGTCCATCACCTTCAGCGACCTCAAGCGCTACGCGGCGCTGGACATCCACTACGATCCGGGAAAGACCGGTGTCCTCGTGTTCGCCGTGCTCTCCCTGTCGGGTCTGGCTGCCTCGCTGTTCCTGGCACGCCGGCGGGTGTGGGTCCGGGCAGGCCAGCATCCCGACGGACGGGTCATGGTCGAATACGGGCTGCTGGCCCGGGGCGAAGATCCCCGGCTGACCAGTGAAGCAGCTGCGCTCCGCAGCCTGTTCGCTGAGAAGTGGTTGGCACAGCAGGACGCAGAAGGAAAGAATGTTGGACGGGCCACCGTCTCTGCAAACGCAACGGCGGACAGCAATGCCGCAGAAGAATCAGGTAAGGACCAGTAA